One Bacteriovorax sp. PP10 DNA window includes the following coding sequences:
- a CDS encoding DUF1415 domain-containing protein: MENTLSLTKYWLENIVLGLDLCPFARIPYQKGQIRVVECEDLDEDDQMSFFLEELDLLSQTDPNEISTTIIAYPLGSSDFTIFNDFVGDLEAMLEEAELGDVFQLVAFHPEFVFVDTDFDHLGNYVNRSPFPILHILRSEEIFRALKNPKDGEIISFNNDKKLHEISRETLDQLFYYLKKS; this comes from the coding sequence ATGGAAAATACCCTAAGTCTTACAAAATACTGGCTAGAAAACATCGTTCTCGGGCTAGATCTATGCCCTTTTGCCCGAATTCCTTATCAGAAGGGGCAAATCAGAGTGGTGGAATGCGAGGATTTGGACGAAGACGACCAGATGAGCTTCTTTTTGGAGGAGTTGGATCTTCTTAGTCAAACGGACCCGAATGAGATTTCAACAACGATTATTGCTTATCCATTAGGGAGTTCTGACTTCACTATCTTTAATGATTTTGTAGGGGATCTTGAAGCGATGTTGGAAGAAGCAGAGCTTGGAGATGTTTTTCAGCTCGTGGCCTTTCATCCGGAATTTGTTTTTGTTGATACCGATTTTGATCATCTTGGAAATTATGTGAACAGGTCACCATTTCCGATTTTGCATATTTTAAGATCAGAAGAAATTTTCCGCGCGCTCAAAAATCCTAAAGATGGCGAGATCATCTCGTTTAACAACGATAAGAAGCTTCATGAGATTTCGAGAGAAACTCTTGATCAGCTTTTTTATTATCTAAAAAAATCCTAA
- a CDS encoding Gfo/Idh/MocA family protein, whose product MEKKTSTKKVRYGVVGLGSIAQSAVLPAFKNASMNSELTTLISEDKQKLKVLAKKYKVHNTYLYDEMELCFQNKEIDALYIATPNDHHREIVELAAKYKINILCEKPMAVTHSDCLYMDQAAKKNGIKMMVAYRLHFEAANLEAIKMCRRGDLGELKFFNSTFSYQVKDKKNIRLQPTSVGGGALYDIGIYCINAARYLFKAEPIEVVAFSATSDDPRFINTEEITSAVLRFPDEKLAAFTVSFGAFDSSDYEIIGTKGRIRLENAYEYAAPMELRTFLKSKDDMKKTTKKFKKRDQFSAELLYFSDCIQKNRDPEPSSIEGMADVKIIEAILTSIHTNAPISLEPVQKNKHPTQKQKFVRPGVRKRKLYHAHSPTKTHN is encoded by the coding sequence ATGGAAAAGAAAACAAGCACCAAAAAAGTCCGCTACGGCGTCGTGGGACTTGGTAGCATCGCTCAGTCAGCAGTTCTTCCTGCCTTTAAAAATGCTTCAATGAACTCGGAATTAACCACTCTCATTTCAGAAGACAAACAAAAACTAAAAGTCCTCGCTAAAAAGTACAAGGTTCATAATACCTATCTTTATGACGAGATGGAGTTATGTTTTCAGAATAAAGAAATCGATGCTCTCTATATAGCCACACCTAACGATCACCACAGAGAGATTGTCGAGCTGGCAGCAAAATATAAAATTAATATTCTTTGTGAAAAGCCCATGGCCGTCACTCATTCAGACTGTCTCTATATGGACCAAGCAGCGAAAAAAAATGGTATCAAAATGATGGTGGCCTACCGCCTGCATTTTGAAGCTGCCAATCTTGAAGCAATTAAGATGTGTCGTCGTGGAGACTTGGGAGAACTAAAATTTTTCAATTCAACTTTTAGTTATCAGGTAAAAGATAAAAAAAATATTCGTCTTCAACCCACTTCGGTTGGAGGTGGCGCTCTTTATGATATTGGGATCTATTGTATCAATGCGGCCAGATACCTCTTTAAAGCTGAGCCGATTGAAGTGGTTGCTTTTTCGGCAACCAGTGATGACCCACGATTTATCAACACAGAAGAAATCACTTCTGCTGTCCTTAGATTCCCCGATGAAAAACTTGCGGCCTTCACAGTGAGTTTTGGGGCCTTTGATTCTTCAGACTATGAGATCATTGGAACGAAAGGGCGTATACGCTTAGAAAATGCCTATGAGTATGCGGCACCGATGGAACTTAGGACTTTTTTAAAATCAAAAGATGACATGAAAAAGACCACGAAAAAATTTAAGAAGCGCGATCAGTTCTCAGCTGAGCTACTTTATTTTTCTGATTGTATTCAAAAGAATCGTGATCCAGAACCAAGCTCAATTGAAGGAATGGCCGATGTGAAAATTATCGAGGCGATTTTAACCTCTATTCACACGAATGCCCCTATCTCTCTTGAGCCGGTACAAAAAAATAAGCATCCAACTCAAAAACAAAAATTTGTTCGACCTGGGGTGAGAAAAAGAAAACTTTATCATGCCCATAGTCCGACTAAAACTCATAACTAA
- a CDS encoding beta strand repeat-containing protein yields the protein MKFNQKKIVIVLISALATAGCVPVGKKFAIEFKDPSSFTNLKLGVTSVQVQNNQLIVHGSGLKDIKTIKLVNNGVTETLVVESATSGQLVANGLSAVAIGVGKIFDMVLADAYGSATVPVTFVLENGSIKIAHLSDMGAVSGQVLKYNGTVWEPSTLSSSQVYQGVWNANTNTPNLNLTSPVSGEYYIVSVAGTYNTVAFDVGDWIIHNGTSWDKVVSSAANKLSLSGGTLTGNLQLDTLLKFKGASNYVSLKASSSLASDIVLVLPKTVGTSGQFLTTDGTGVMSWTTPVDPVIDNLDATQIADGSVTSTAFQYLAGATSNIQAQLNAKQATGNFITALTGDVTASGAGSVAATVATVGGATAANIAAGTTLANAATDANTASAIIKRDSSGNFSAGTITGIFNGNATNVSGVVAVANGGTGNTTIGVNQLLFGNGTSAISGLPITAIPSVLLSTVASGAPVWTTSTTGNVLKGSVSGVSFGALVSSDLPAGTLSGAGTANYVPYYNTTSTLANSPMAISGNNVGIGTTAPNARLVVTDGTAPQASIAAVVPTISAQASGPAYFMGKDLTNGIEFMFGTSTLGVAWAGSTSNHNFQLRTNNNPRLSIDTAGNVGIGTIAPASALEVNAPAAAFGVNQFKVTDGTTGGYFSVSEGASGAANYLPTFSFASTGVSGIGGALLGLVPSANDGLSASGAAIILDGRTSAGTALTLANILNIRNNGTALMTMTASGNMGIGTTVPGDKLDVLGGAMRVSRNTSQYLYLSGGDATNQHNYIRGMSTEGNKKIMYFQSFNDASGSAAGSNGFQFQTGTIASPLNALTILESGKVGIGITTPTSALQVNGTIVGKASVLNATATIDFSTGNQQYTASSCGTFNLNNLKDGGSYAFAIQGSTAALCSFNAFSDVGVTPLTVHMPTNHGLSTASTHTLYNYMVMGTHVYVSWVPGY from the coding sequence ATGAAATTTAATCAGAAAAAAATAGTCATAGTACTGATTTCTGCTTTGGCCACAGCAGGATGTGTTCCTGTTGGTAAAAAATTTGCAATCGAATTCAAAGACCCTTCATCATTCACAAATTTAAAATTAGGTGTCACTTCAGTTCAAGTTCAAAATAATCAACTCATTGTTCATGGTAGTGGTTTAAAAGATATTAAGACAATCAAGCTTGTTAATAATGGAGTTACTGAAACTCTTGTTGTGGAAAGTGCAACGTCTGGCCAGTTAGTTGCCAATGGGCTTTCTGCTGTTGCTATTGGTGTAGGGAAGATTTTTGACATGGTTCTGGCAGACGCTTATGGATCTGCAACGGTACCAGTTACCTTTGTTCTTGAAAACGGAAGTATTAAGATTGCTCACCTAAGTGATATGGGAGCAGTGTCAGGACAAGTTTTAAAATATAACGGGACAGTGTGGGAGCCAAGTACGCTTTCTAGCTCTCAAGTTTATCAAGGTGTTTGGAATGCTAACACTAATACACCAAATCTTAATTTAACTTCCCCGGTTTCTGGTGAGTACTACATTGTATCGGTTGCCGGAACTTATAATACAGTGGCCTTTGATGTTGGTGATTGGATTATTCACAATGGAACAAGTTGGGATAAAGTTGTAAGTTCAGCGGCCAACAAGCTTTCTTTATCGGGTGGAACTCTAACTGGAAATTTACAGCTTGATACTTTACTAAAATTTAAGGGTGCAAGTAATTATGTCTCGCTAAAAGCAAGTTCATCTTTAGCATCTGATATTGTTTTAGTCTTACCAAAAACAGTTGGAACGAGTGGACAATTTTTAACGACTGACGGAACAGGTGTAATGAGTTGGACGACTCCTGTTGATCCAGTCATTGATAATTTGGATGCAACTCAAATTGCAGACGGCAGTGTAACGAGTACGGCCTTTCAATATTTGGCAGGGGCCACATCAAATATCCAGGCACAATTAAATGCAAAACAAGCAACTGGAAATTTTATTACGGCCTTAACTGGTGACGTGACAGCAAGTGGGGCAGGGTCAGTGGCCGCCACTGTAGCAACAGTTGGTGGAGCAACGGCCGCAAATATTGCAGCAGGAACAACTTTGGCGAATGCCGCGACTGATGCAAATACTGCAAGTGCAATCATCAAACGCGACTCTTCAGGAAATTTTAGTGCAGGAACAATTACCGGAATATTTAATGGTAATGCAACCAATGTTTCAGGAGTCGTTGCAGTTGCAAACGGTGGAACAGGAAATACAACGATTGGAGTGAATCAACTTCTTTTTGGAAATGGAACTTCAGCGATAAGTGGATTACCGATTACGGCCATACCTAGTGTTCTTTTAAGTACTGTGGCCTCTGGTGCCCCAGTATGGACGACATCGACGACAGGAAATGTTTTAAAAGGTTCAGTGAGTGGTGTGAGCTTTGGAGCACTCGTTTCAAGTGATCTACCGGCCGGAACTCTTTCGGGTGCAGGAACTGCTAATTATGTTCCTTATTATAATACAACGAGTACTCTTGCGAATTCGCCAATGGCGATTTCGGGAAATAATGTAGGGATAGGAACGACAGCACCAAATGCTAGGCTTGTTGTGACTGATGGAACAGCTCCTCAAGCTTCAATCGCAGCAGTTGTACCAACGATTTCTGCTCAAGCATCAGGTCCGGCCTATTTCATGGGGAAGGATTTAACGAATGGTATTGAGTTTATGTTTGGGACAAGTACTTTAGGTGTTGCATGGGCAGGCTCAACATCGAATCATAATTTTCAGCTTAGAACCAACAATAATCCAAGGCTTTCTATTGATACAGCTGGAAATGTAGGGATTGGAACAATAGCGCCAGCATCAGCACTTGAAGTGAATGCTCCAGCAGCGGCCTTTGGAGTTAATCAATTTAAGGTTACAGATGGAACAACTGGTGGGTATTTTTCAGTAAGTGAAGGAGCGAGTGGAGCGGCCAATTATCTTCCAACATTTTCGTTTGCTTCAACAGGAGTAAGTGGAATTGGAGGAGCTTTACTTGGACTAGTACCTTCAGCTAATGATGGATTATCTGCATCAGGAGCTGCAATTATTCTAGATGGTCGAACAAGTGCGGGTACTGCCTTAACACTTGCAAATATTTTGAATATTCGTAATAACGGTACGGCATTGATGACAATGACAGCTAGTGGAAATATGGGAATTGGAACAACGGTACCTGGTGATAAATTAGATGTATTAGGAGGAGCAATGCGTGTAAGCCGCAATACTTCGCAATACCTTTACCTTTCTGGTGGAGATGCCACTAATCAACATAACTATATAAGAGGGATGTCGACGGAAGGAAATAAAAAAATAATGTATTTTCAATCCTTCAATGATGCTTCTGGTTCTGCCGCCGGAAGTAATGGATTTCAATTCCAAACAGGAACAATCGCCTCACCATTAAATGCGCTAACAATATTAGAGTCAGGAAAAGTAGGGATTGGGATAACAACTCCTACCTCTGCACTTCAAGTTAACGGAACGATCGTTGGTAAAGCTTCTGTTTTAAACGCAACGGCCACCATCGATTTTTCTACGGGAAATCAACAATACACTGCGAGCAGTTGTGGTACGTTTAATTTAAATAATTTAAAAGATGGCGGCTCTTACGCTTTTGCGATTCAAGGCTCAACGGCGGCACTTTGCTCATTCAATGCTTTCAGTGATGTCGGTGTGACTCCTTTGACTGTTCACATGCCTACAAATCATGGACTGAGTACAGCAAGTACTCATACACTCTATAACTATATGGTGATGGGAACACACGTCTATGTTTCATGGGTGCCAGGATATTAA
- a CDS encoding tail fiber domain-containing protein produces MKVNQKKIFIILVSALATAGCVPVGKKFAIEFKDPSAFTNLKLDVSSVQVQNNQLIVRGAGLKDIKTIKLVNNGVTETLVVESATSGQLVANGLSAIAIGVGKVFDMVLTDAYGSATMPVTFTLENGSIMIAHLSDMGATAGQVLKYNGTVWEPSTLSSSQVYQGVWNANTNTPNINLTSPVSGEYYIVTVAGIYNTVAFDVGDWIIHNGTGWDKIVSAAANKLSLSGGTLTGNLQLDTLLKFKGASNYVSLKASSSLASDIVLVLPKTLGTSGQFLTTDGTGVMSWTTPVDPVIDNLDATQIADGSVTSAAFQYLAGATSNIQAQLNAKQATGNFVTALTGDVTASGAGSVTATVTTVGGATAANIAAGTALANAATNANTASTIIKRDASGNFSAGTITGTFNGSATNVSGTVAVANGGTGNTTLGVNQLLFGNGTSAINGLPTTAIPAVLLSTVASGAPTWTTSTTGNVLKGSVSGVSFGALDSSDLPTGTLSGAGTANYVPYYNTTSTLANSPMAISGNNVGIGTTTPGAIFEVSSTSPSLRISNPNVTISDFSTTGFSPTLGANTTAQWVNYSNTTGGYQLAGFTKSGTNNGVPAALVGYHGGTAPTTAAILLSGWKWNGATTRAALASSEIVTQVANATTPLMTVLGSGYVGVGTATPQKLLHVLGNAGTDFLFQVESTAASNDANFLLLADQNTGATNFSMRHGTSAGAGWNFGMNPAEHFTITSRQSSTNTDRLTILNTGNVGIGTTAPTQKLSVAGTYTTDFTGNDIVFSRAGAPSYISQGGIGGNLLFLSSYATAKDTNALALLANGNFGIGMTTPNASLYVNKTSPTGTISSTLTDVVGVGTNFTAAFRVGDQIVSSGQVKTITAITDATNLTVNTAFSTDLAAVAYARVGAVFYAGNVGIGTSSAIYPLDVVGDIRSTTNLRVGSGSAGISTTGNDITLKDALNNTSFRGTRATSSWSDSANTQWFQVGNSGDKVTFSAAAGSAAGRMKVQTASFQVATSSGSNVPTGLFEVSNNTIGLFNVLSSGNVGIGTTAPSTLLHVKTTTAGATVATFESGTGSCTIVPNSGMSCSSDIRLKENFEEIINGLDKVLNLRGVTFQWKERSLEDDSRHMGFIAQEVEKVAPELVTNDARGYKRVNYANFVAVLTEAVKDLFHKWFNDSQGLHREIASVKAESAQLKKNNELLKEENKAIKSYLCSRDPNAEICK; encoded by the coding sequence ATGAAAGTTAATCAGAAAAAAATATTCATAATTCTGGTTTCTGCTTTGGCCACAGCAGGATGTGTTCCTGTTGGTAAAAAATTTGCAATCGAATTCAAAGACCCATCAGCATTCACAAATTTAAAATTAGATGTCAGCTCAGTTCAGGTTCAAAATAACCAGCTTATTGTTCGCGGTGCTGGTTTAAAAGATATTAAGACGATTAAACTTGTTAATAACGGAGTGACTGAAACTCTTGTTGTGGAAAGTGCAACATCTGGCCAGTTGGTGGCCAATGGACTTTCTGCTATTGCTATTGGAGTAGGGAAAGTTTTTGATATGGTTCTGACAGATGCTTATGGTTCTGCAACGATGCCGGTTACTTTTACTCTTGAAAATGGCAGTATTATGATTGCTCACTTAAGTGATATGGGAGCAACGGCGGGACAAGTTTTAAAATATAACGGGACGGTGTGGGAACCAAGTACACTTTCTAGCTCTCAAGTTTATCAAGGCGTTTGGAATGCTAATACAAATACACCAAATATTAATTTAACTTCTCCTGTTTCTGGAGAGTACTACATTGTAACAGTTGCTGGAATTTATAATACAGTGGCCTTTGATGTTGGTGATTGGATTATTCATAACGGAACAGGTTGGGATAAAATTGTAAGTGCAGCGGCCAATAAACTTTCTTTATCGGGTGGAACTTTAACTGGTAATTTACAACTTGATACTCTACTTAAATTTAAAGGTGCAAGTAATTATGTTTCGCTGAAAGCGAGTTCATCTTTAGCATCTGATATTGTTTTAGTTCTACCAAAAACATTGGGGACTAGCGGACAATTTTTAACCACTGATGGAACAGGTGTTATGAGTTGGACGACTCCAGTTGATCCAGTCATTGATAATTTAGATGCAACTCAAATTGCAGATGGTAGTGTAACGAGCGCGGCCTTTCAATATCTCGCAGGGGCCACATCAAATATTCAAGCACAATTAAATGCAAAACAAGCGACAGGAAATTTTGTAACGGCCTTAACGGGTGACGTGACAGCGAGTGGAGCTGGTTCTGTGACAGCAACTGTAACAACAGTTGGTGGAGCAACGGCCGCGAATATTGCAGCAGGAACAGCTCTGGCAAATGCGGCGACTAATGCAAATACAGCAAGCACAATTATCAAACGTGATGCTTCAGGAAATTTTAGTGCAGGAACAATAACTGGAACATTTAATGGAAGTGCAACCAATGTCTCTGGGACAGTTGCTGTTGCAAATGGTGGAACAGGAAATACAACTCTTGGAGTGAACCAACTTCTTTTTGGAAACGGGACTTCAGCGATAAATGGATTACCGACGACTGCGATACCTGCAGTTCTTCTTAGTACTGTTGCTTCTGGTGCACCAACATGGACGACATCGACGACTGGAAATGTTTTAAAAGGTTCAGTGAGTGGTGTGAGCTTTGGAGCTCTTGATTCAAGTGACCTGCCAACTGGAACTCTTTCAGGTGCAGGAACAGCTAATTATGTTCCTTATTATAATACAACAAGTACTCTTGCGAATTCGCCAATGGCGATTTCAGGAAACAATGTAGGAATTGGAACGACAACTCCAGGTGCTATTTTTGAAGTTTCATCAACATCACCTTCATTAAGAATCAGTAATCCCAATGTGACGATTTCAGATTTTTCTACTACTGGATTTAGTCCAACATTGGGTGCAAATACAACTGCTCAATGGGTTAATTATAGTAATACAACAGGCGGATACCAACTTGCAGGTTTCACCAAATCAGGAACCAATAACGGAGTGCCTGCGGCCCTTGTAGGTTATCATGGCGGTACAGCACCTACGACAGCGGCAATACTATTGTCCGGTTGGAAATGGAATGGAGCAACTACTAGAGCGGCATTGGCCTCAAGTGAGATTGTTACACAAGTTGCAAATGCAACGACTCCGTTAATGACTGTTTTGGGATCTGGTTATGTCGGGGTAGGAACGGCAACTCCTCAAAAGCTATTGCATGTGTTAGGAAATGCAGGGACAGATTTTCTTTTCCAGGTTGAGAGTACTGCCGCTAGCAATGATGCTAATTTTTTATTGTTAGCAGATCAGAATACGGGCGCGACTAATTTTTCGATGAGACATGGAACATCTGCAGGGGCCGGTTGGAATTTTGGAATGAATCCTGCTGAGCATTTTACGATTACTTCTCGTCAATCAAGTACAAATACAGATCGTTTAACGATTTTAAATACTGGAAACGTCGGGATCGGGACAACTGCACCAACACAAAAACTTTCAGTGGCAGGAACCTATACTACAGATTTTACCGGCAACGACATTGTATTCAGTCGAGCAGGAGCTCCTAGTTATATTTCTCAAGGTGGGATAGGGGGAAATCTTTTATTCCTATCAAGCTATGCTACTGCGAAAGATACAAATGCACTTGCGCTTCTTGCTAATGGAAATTTTGGAATTGGAATGACGACACCTAACGCGTCTCTATACGTGAATAAAACTTCACCGACAGGAACAATCAGTTCAACTTTAACTGATGTTGTCGGTGTCGGAACTAATTTTACAGCGGCATTTAGAGTGGGAGATCAAATCGTCTCATCGGGGCAAGTGAAAACGATAACAGCAATTACAGATGCTACCAACCTGACAGTTAATACTGCTTTTTCTACAGATTTGGCCGCTGTCGCATATGCGAGAGTTGGAGCAGTTTTTTATGCAGGCAATGTCGGTATTGGGACATCATCAGCAATTTATCCCTTGGATGTAGTGGGAGACATTCGTTCCACTACAAATCTTAGAGTAGGTTCAGGTAGTGCTGGTATCTCAACAACTGGTAACGATATTACGCTTAAGGATGCTCTTAATAATACTTCCTTCCGTGGAACTAGAGCAACTTCTAGCTGGTCGGATTCGGCAAATACACAATGGTTTCAAGTCGGGAATTCTGGCGATAAGGTAACTTTCTCAGCTGCAGCAGGTAGTGCTGCTGGCCGAATGAAAGTTCAGACAGCTTCATTTCAGGTTGCTACAAGTTCCGGCTCAAACGTTCCAACTGGTCTATTTGAAGTCAGTAACAATACTATTGGTCTTTTTAATGTACTCAGTTCTGGAAATGTCGGTATTGGAACAACAGCTCCATCTACATTATTACATGTGAAAACAACGACGGCCGGAGCGACAGTGGCCACTTTTGAAAGTGGAACAGGGTCTTGTACGATAGTGCCAAATTCTGGAATGAGTTGTTCATCTGATATTAGATTGAAAGAAAATTTCGAAGAAATTATTAATGGACTCGATAAAGTTTTAAATCTTAGAGGAGTCACTTTCCAATGGAAAGAAAGAAGCCTTGAAGATGATTCACGCCATATGGGATTCATCGCTCAAGAAGTCGAGAAAGTGGCCCCTGAGCTTGTTACTAATGATGCTCGTGGGTACAAGAGGGTGAACTATGCCAACTTCGTGGCGGTCTTAACAGAAGCAGTTAAGGATCTTTTCCATAAATGGTTTAATGACAGTCAAGGACTTCATCGCGAAATCGCCTCAGTTAAAGCAGAGAGTGCTCAATTGAAGAAAAATAATGAATTACTGAAAGAAGAAAATAAAGCAATTAAATCTTATCTATGTAGTCGAGATCCCAACGCAGAGATTTGCAAATGA
- a CDS encoding type 1 glutamine amidotransferase domain-containing protein, whose product MFEAKHQLDNKRIAILATDGFEESELFEPKKALEDAGAKVNIISLKSGDIKAWKKTDWGKSIHVDAVVGDANQMQFDALMIPGGVMNPDKLRNDKKAVDFVKSFVSAGKPIASICHGPQVLIETGMTKGKTMTSWSSLKTDLTNSGANWVDREVVVDDNLITSRSPDDIPAFNKKMIEGFAATPKRK is encoded by the coding sequence ATGTTTGAAGCTAAACACCAACTAGATAATAAAAGAATCGCAATTCTGGCAACTGATGGTTTTGAAGAGTCAGAATTATTTGAACCGAAAAAAGCACTTGAAGATGCAGGTGCCAAGGTCAATATCATTTCACTTAAAAGTGGCGACATTAAAGCATGGAAAAAAACCGACTGGGGAAAAAGCATTCATGTCGATGCAGTCGTTGGAGACGCCAACCAGATGCAGTTTGATGCTCTGATGATTCCCGGTGGAGTGATGAATCCAGATAAGCTACGTAATGATAAAAAAGCTGTCGATTTTGTAAAATCGTTTGTCAGTGCAGGCAAGCCTATTGCCTCCATCTGCCACGGCCCTCAGGTCTTGATTGAAACAGGTATGACAAAAGGAAAAACCATGACGTCGTGGTCTTCACTCAAAACTGATTTAACCAACTCCGGAGCAAACTGGGTGGATCGTGAAGTGGTTGTTGATGACAATCTGATTACTTCCCGAAGCCCTGATGACATCCCGGCCTTTAATAAGAAAATGATTGAAGGGTTTGCAGCAACCCCCAAGAGAAAATAG
- a CDS encoding phage head spike fiber domain-containing protein: MRNGSTLDLDFANDRYHLNGTSYTGIGSFITGAGASFSRATTATYYNSLGVLSTATAHSPRLDYDPNTHEPKGLLIEEARTNDMFRSAEMDNVYWLKSSITVTADAALAPDGTMSADLITTTGASNTYITKLVGTYAGGTAVTKSVYAKAGTSSKIIFEHVVSGPGYLVTTFNLSTLTVTPATGVTASIQNVGNGWYRLSATKVFANSNTTDFWAATYIDIYGTAAAGKTIYLWGAQQELGAFSTSYIPTTTAAVTRSKDNFTVPTAAWFNATTGTFVTQSYGQINSTQNGYGRVVGGDGAVNFVGFDSSLSRVGTWNGTTTLTAVGTVTASSTQSIKMAHAWDQGAGTQSVAGSRGQLSTGSYVGSWTSTNISPGGSSYNPLNAPVMRVTFFPLCLPDAGLKDYTR; this comes from the coding sequence GTGAGGAATGGATCAACTCTTGATTTAGATTTTGCCAACGATCGCTACCATTTAAACGGGACCAGCTATACTGGAATTGGCAGCTTTATAACGGGCGCTGGTGCAAGCTTTTCTCGCGCAACGACTGCGACTTATTATAATTCTTTGGGCGTTTTATCGACGGCCACGGCACATAGTCCGAGGCTTGATTATGATCCAAATACTCATGAGCCTAAAGGATTATTAATTGAAGAAGCAAGAACCAATGATATGTTTCGATCGGCCGAAATGGATAATGTTTATTGGTTAAAAAGTAGTATCACAGTTACTGCAGATGCAGCCTTAGCTCCAGATGGTACAATGTCTGCGGATTTAATAACAACTACAGGTGCAAGTAATACTTATATTACCAAATTGGTTGGTACCTATGCTGGAGGCACTGCAGTTACTAAATCTGTTTATGCCAAGGCCGGTACGAGTTCAAAAATTATTTTTGAACATGTTGTCAGTGGTCCCGGTTATTTGGTTACGACCTTTAATCTCTCGACATTAACAGTTACACCAGCAACGGGTGTGACGGCATCAATACAAAATGTAGGTAATGGATGGTATAGGCTTTCGGCCACTAAAGTTTTTGCCAATTCAAATACGACAGATTTTTGGGCAGCTACCTATATTGATATATATGGTACTGCCGCTGCTGGAAAAACAATTTATCTCTGGGGTGCCCAACAAGAATTAGGGGCCTTTTCGACTTCTTATATCCCCACAACCACAGCAGCTGTCACTCGAAGCAAAGACAACTTTACCGTTCCAACTGCGGCTTGGTTTAATGCCACCACTGGAACCTTCGTCACGCAAAGTTATGGCCAGATAAACTCGACTCAGAATGGTTATGGCCGTGTTGTTGGTGGAGACGGAGCTGTGAACTTTGTTGGTTTTGATAGCAGCTTATCCAGAGTTGGAACCTGGAATGGTACGACCACTCTCACTGCAGTAGGCACAGTCACTGCTTCATCTACTCAATCCATTAAAATGGCGCATGCTTGGGATCAAGGGGCGGGGACGCAATCAGTAGCTGGTAGTCGTGGACAACTTTCTACTGGAAGTTATGTTGGGAGTTGGACATCAACGAATATTTCTCCCGGTGGCAGTAGCTATAATCCGCTTAATGCTCCTGTCATGAGAGTCACTTTTTTTCCTCTGTGTTTACCTGATGCAGGTTTGAAAGATTACACCAGGTAA
- a CDS encoding ATP-dependent DNA ligase gives MKKTKSSIPGFIRPQIPFEVLSPPLERTWIHEIKFDGMRLQVHVENTVLKLFNTKGDDVTELYPTLSESILEMKLKNAIMEGEAVILDKQGKSQFQHLERALNFREDLQVKIFFFDLLYLNGVDLRKKALIERKNELEAIIPSIHPRLRYSNHVSKDPESFFDINCKQQLEGIISKVAASPYVSGKSSYWCKTRCSKTQSFFIAGFNDETEEFLLGHYERNKLQFAGKVSANGNYIKIKKKLAKIPKTDSSFEKFPQQKNIYWVEPILKAEVNFSNWTDEKRLRNPVLIDLVT, from the coding sequence ATGAAAAAAACAAAAAGTTCTATTCCTGGGTTTATTCGGCCACAAATTCCTTTTGAAGTTTTATCACCTCCGCTTGAGAGGACCTGGATTCATGAAATCAAGTTTGATGGAATGAGACTGCAGGTCCATGTGGAGAATACTGTACTAAAACTTTTCAATACTAAAGGTGATGATGTTACCGAACTATATCCGACATTGAGTGAATCTATTCTGGAAATGAAATTAAAAAATGCCATCATGGAAGGTGAGGCCGTCATTTTAGATAAACAGGGAAAGTCACAATTTCAGCATTTGGAAAGGGCCCTCAATTTCCGTGAAGATCTACAGGTGAAAATCTTTTTTTTTGATCTCCTTTATTTAAATGGCGTTGATCTTAGAAAAAAAGCACTGATTGAAAGAAAGAACGAGCTCGAGGCCATCATTCCATCTATTCATCCACGCCTGCGCTACAGTAATCACGTTTCAAAGGATCCTGAATCTTTCTTCGACATAAACTGCAAGCAGCAACTGGAAGGGATTATATCGAAGGTGGCAGCGTCTCCTTACGTCTCAGGAAAAAGCAGTTACTGGTGCAAAACCAGATGCAGTAAAACCCAGTCGTTTTTTATCGCTGGTTTTAATGACGAGACCGAAGAGTTTTTATTAGGCCATTACGAAAGAAACAAACTGCAATTTGCAGGAAAGGTGAGTGCTAATGGAAATTATATAAAGATTAAAAAGAAGCTGGCGAAAATTCCGAAGACTGATTCGTCGTTTGAAAAGTTCCCCCAGCAAAAAAACATTTACTGGGTTGAACCTATACTAAAAGCGGAAGTTAATTTTTCTAATTGGACTGATGAAAAACGTTTGCGAAATCCGGTGCTGATTGACTTAGTAACCTAA